One window of Chamaesiphon minutus PCC 6605 genomic DNA carries:
- a CDS encoding DUF2993 domain-containing protein, protein MTNQTRGIVSSILAPACRGWLRSQVSHVDDIQVEIAGGSRQILGGTIPQVSVVAVGAIYQGLSLGSIDLLAKNIRINLPQVLKGQALRLLEPIAVLADVKFSEANLQDSLAAPLLSQAITDLLTQILAAKTQAPRWQIDWGHLQIAPQTLILQGNLTTEDRTAPIEIVMGVQIRDGHILDLDPLTISCALDLPGSQIQSHQIDLGDDVDITQLELISGALVCQGRIRVNP, encoded by the coding sequence TTGACAAATCAAACTAGAGGAATAGTTAGCTCCATACTCGCACCTGCCTGTCGGGGATGGTTGAGATCGCAAGTATCGCATGTAGATGACATCCAAGTTGAGATCGCAGGCGGCAGTCGGCAAATTTTGGGCGGCACGATCCCCCAGGTATCGGTGGTAGCAGTAGGCGCGATCTATCAGGGTTTATCATTGGGATCGATCGATCTGCTCGCTAAGAATATTCGGATTAACCTGCCCCAAGTCCTCAAAGGTCAAGCTCTACGACTACTAGAACCGATCGCGGTACTGGCTGATGTTAAATTTAGCGAAGCCAACTTACAAGATTCTCTAGCCGCACCACTATTATCTCAAGCAATTACAGATCTCCTCACCCAAATCTTAGCGGCAAAGACACAAGCTCCTCGCTGGCAGATCGATTGGGGACATCTCCAGATTGCTCCCCAGACTTTAATTTTACAAGGAAATCTCACCACTGAAGATCGAACGGCACCGATCGAGATCGTCATGGGCGTTCAGATTCGCGATGGACATATTCTCGATCTCGATCCGCTGACGATTAGCTGCGCGCTCGATCTTCCTGGCAGCCAGATCCAGAGCCATCAAATCGATCTCGGCGATGATGTCGATATTACCCAACTAGAGCTGATAAGCGGTGCCCTTGTTTGTCAGGGACGGATTCGGGTAAATCCCTAG
- a CDS encoding pseudouridine synthase: MTVRLQKILSQWGIASRRRAEQLILAGRVRVNGEVARIGQTAEPATDRIEVDGKLIAGQSRPEPIYLLLNKPVGVVSTCFDPQGRPTVLELLPPQLRDSEGIHPVGRLDIDSSGALLLTNDGDLTFRLTHPRHSIGKTYAVWVQGRPTAATLSAWRNGIDLDGRDTLPARVTVIKQQPDRTLLEIVLVEGRNRQIRRVAAQLAHPVIHLHRTRIGNICIDGARPLAIGCYRHLQITEIHTLQLTGDRVE; encoded by the coding sequence ATGACTGTCCGGCTTCAGAAAATTTTATCCCAATGGGGAATTGCTTCGCGTCGGCGTGCGGAGCAACTAATTTTGGCAGGCAGAGTGCGAGTTAATGGCGAGGTAGCCAGAATAGGACAAACAGCCGAACCTGCTACCGATCGGATAGAAGTTGATGGTAAACTAATTGCAGGACAGAGCCGACCTGAGCCGATCTATCTACTGCTCAATAAACCAGTTGGTGTCGTGTCTACCTGTTTCGATCCGCAAGGTCGTCCGACAGTGTTAGAATTGCTGCCACCTCAACTGCGCGATTCTGAAGGAATTCATCCGGTAGGTAGATTAGATATCGATTCCAGTGGTGCATTATTGCTTACTAATGATGGCGATTTGACCTTTAGGTTGACTCACCCGCGTCACAGTATCGGTAAAACTTATGCTGTGTGGGTGCAAGGGCGACCGACGGCAGCCACATTATCTGCATGGCGCAACGGGATCGACTTGGATGGGCGAGATACATTGCCAGCACGGGTGACCGTTATTAAGCAACAACCGGATCGAACTTTGCTCGAAATCGTGCTCGTTGAGGGTCGAAACCGACAAATTAGAAGGGTTGCCGCACAATTAGCACATCCTGTGATTCATCTCCATCGTACCAGAATAGGTAACATTTGTATCGACGGAGCGAGACCGCTCGCGATCGGTTGCTACCGCCATTTGCAAATCACAGAAATCCACACTCTCCAATTGACTGGGGATCGAGTAGAATGA
- a CDS encoding helix-turn-helix domain-containing protein, whose protein sequence is MTLLAPFKHITAFKLSKLSMFLGAASPLESFRIKTPDGEPIEPVIAAPLPPTPTEILQDIGNNLRQLREYKQMSREDISALTQIQPRLIQAIEEGHIEMLPESVFVKGMIKRYGDSLGLDGRTIASQVPKWEPEVATFDPITKLQTTGFSSPMRVSPGRLYFGYTLAIVSLGACASHLIDNATKPPALPTSVPMAQPRPAAIPAVNAVEPAQPSPGVGVEIVVQSPTWAQIGIDGTTKFTGNLKVGTQLNWIATKQITINTNNAGGLVISRGKQPAKPLGKIGQKQSVTIKVSK, encoded by the coding sequence GTGACTCTACTGGCACCGTTCAAGCACATTACCGCTTTCAAACTGTCTAAATTGTCCATGTTTTTAGGTGCGGCATCTCCCCTAGAGAGCTTTCGGATTAAAACACCTGACGGCGAACCGATCGAACCTGTCATCGCGGCTCCTTTGCCGCCAACTCCAACTGAGATTTTGCAAGACATTGGGAATAACCTTCGCCAATTACGAGAGTATAAGCAGATGTCGCGCGAGGATATCTCTGCGCTCACGCAGATTCAACCCCGCTTGATTCAAGCGATCGAAGAAGGGCATATCGAAATGCTCCCCGAATCTGTGTTTGTGAAGGGAATGATCAAACGGTATGGAGATAGCTTGGGTTTAGATGGTAGAACTATCGCCTCACAGGTACCCAAATGGGAGCCAGAAGTTGCTACTTTCGATCCGATTACCAAACTTCAGACTACGGGTTTTAGCTCTCCGATGCGAGTTAGTCCCGGACGACTTTATTTTGGTTACACTTTGGCAATTGTCAGCTTGGGGGCATGTGCGTCACACTTAATCGATAATGCTACCAAACCGCCAGCACTGCCAACTTCCGTGCCGATGGCGCAACCGCGTCCGGCAGCGATCCCAGCAGTAAATGCGGTCGAGCCAGCTCAACCCAGTCCGGGTGTGGGGGTTGAGATCGTCGTCCAAAGTCCGACCTGGGCACAAATTGGTATCGATGGTACTACTAAATTTACTGGAAATTTGAAAGTTGGAACTCAACTAAATTGGATTGCCACTAAACAAATTACCATTAATACTAATAATGCAGGTGGGTTAGTCATCTCTCGCGGTAAGCAACCAGCAAAACCATTAGGTAAAATCGGTCAAAAGCAAAGTGTGACTATTAAGGTTAGTAAATAA
- a CDS encoding ATP-dependent Clp protease ATP-binding subunit, with the protein MFERFTEKAIKVIMLAQEEARRLGHNFVGTEQILLGLIGEGTGVAAKVLKSMGINLKDARIEVEKIIGRGSGFVAVEIPFTPRAKRVLELSLEEARQLGHNYIGTEHLLLGLIREGEGVAARVLENLGVDLTKVRTQVIRMLGETSETATAGTGARSSGSNKTPTLDEFGSNLTQLAHDGKLDPVVGRAKEIERVIQILGRRTKNNPVLIGEPGVGKTAIAEGLAQRIANQDIPDILEDKRVVTLDIGLLVAGTKYRGEFEERLKKIMDEIRQAGNVILVIDEVHTLIGAGAAEGAIDAANILKPALARGELQCIGATTLDEYRKHIERDAALERRFQPVMVGEPSVDETIEILHGLRERYEQHHKLKITDLALEAAAKLADRYISDRFLPDKAIDLMDEAGSRVRLLNSQLPAAAKELDKELRKVLKEKDEAVRSQDFDKAGSLKDREIEIKAEIKSIAQAKKTSDETEDRVMPEVTEEDIAQIVASWTGVPVSKLTESESVKLLNMEETLHQRLIGQEEAVKAVSRAIRRARVGLKNPNRPIASFIFSGPTGVGKTELTKALATYFFGSEDSMIRLDMSEYMERHTVSKLIGSPPGYVGYSEGGQLTEAVRRKPYTVVLFDEIEKAHPDIFNMLLQILEDGRLTDAKGRTVDFKNTLIILTSNVGSKVIEKGGGGLGFEFSDNKTEATYNRIRSLVNEELKNYFRPEFLNRLDEIIVFQQLTKPEVKQIADIMLKDLFTRLTQQGIHLEVTDRFKDRLIDEGYNPAYGARPLRRAIMRLLEDILAEEMLSGRLKDGDTSIVDMGEDGKAIVTPKQQDKLPLAPDLLAPVGE; encoded by the coding sequence ATGTTTGAACGCTTTACAGAAAAAGCCATTAAAGTAATCATGCTGGCCCAGGAAGAAGCACGTCGCCTGGGGCACAATTTCGTCGGTACCGAACAGATCCTCTTAGGATTGATCGGTGAAGGTACTGGCGTCGCAGCAAAGGTCTTGAAATCGATGGGGATCAACCTCAAAGACGCCAGGATCGAAGTTGAGAAAATTATCGGACGTGGTTCGGGTTTTGTCGCCGTTGAAATCCCCTTCACTCCCAGAGCGAAGCGTGTTTTAGAGTTGTCTCTAGAAGAAGCTCGTCAATTGGGACATAACTATATCGGCACCGAACACTTATTGCTCGGCTTGATCCGCGAAGGTGAAGGCGTCGCCGCCAGAGTACTTGAAAATCTAGGTGTGGACTTAACCAAAGTTCGCACTCAAGTAATTCGGATGCTGGGCGAAACCTCCGAAACTGCGACGGCAGGTACTGGTGCTCGATCGAGTGGTAGCAACAAAACTCCGACCCTCGATGAGTTTGGTTCCAACCTCACTCAATTGGCACATGATGGTAAATTAGATCCCGTCGTCGGTCGTGCCAAAGAAATCGAACGCGTAATCCAGATCCTCGGTCGGCGGACGAAAAATAATCCCGTCTTAATCGGCGAACCTGGAGTCGGTAAGACCGCCATCGCCGAAGGTTTGGCACAACGGATTGCCAATCAGGACATCCCTGATATTCTCGAAGATAAGCGCGTTGTTACCCTCGACATTGGTTTGCTCGTCGCAGGTACCAAATATCGCGGTGAATTTGAGGAACGTCTCAAAAAGATCATGGATGAAATCCGCCAAGCGGGTAACGTTATCCTGGTGATCGATGAAGTCCACACCTTAATTGGTGCGGGGGCTGCTGAAGGCGCGATCGATGCTGCAAATATCCTCAAACCCGCTCTAGCACGGGGTGAGCTGCAATGTATCGGCGCGACGACTCTAGATGAGTACCGCAAGCACATCGAACGCGATGCCGCTCTAGAACGTCGCTTCCAACCAGTAATGGTCGGCGAACCCAGCGTAGACGAAACGATCGAAATCCTCCACGGTTTGCGCGAACGTTACGAACAGCACCACAAGCTGAAAATCACCGATCTCGCCCTGGAAGCTGCGGCTAAACTAGCCGATCGCTATATCTCCGATCGGTTCTTACCCGATAAAGCGATCGATCTGATGGATGAAGCTGGCTCCCGCGTTCGCTTGCTCAATTCCCAACTCCCTGCTGCGGCAAAAGAATTGGATAAAGAGTTGCGTAAAGTCCTCAAAGAGAAAGACGAAGCCGTCCGCTCGCAAGACTTCGATAAAGCAGGTTCTCTCAAAGACCGCGAAATCGAAATCAAAGCTGAGATCAAGAGCATCGCTCAAGCTAAGAAAACTAGCGACGAGACCGAAGATCGCGTCATGCCAGAAGTTACCGAAGAAGACATCGCTCAGATCGTCGCTTCTTGGACTGGCGTACCTGTCAGCAAGCTCACCGAGTCTGAGTCCGTCAAACTGCTAAATATGGAAGAAACCCTCCATCAGCGGTTGATCGGCCAAGAAGAGGCTGTCAAGGCTGTCTCCCGCGCCATTCGTCGCGCTCGTGTCGGCTTGAAAAATCCCAACCGTCCGATCGCCAGTTTCATCTTCTCTGGCCCGACTGGAGTTGGTAAAACTGAGTTGACCAAAGCGTTGGCAACTTACTTCTTCGGTTCCGAAGACTCGATGATCCGCTTGGATATGTCCGAGTATATGGAACGCCACACCGTATCGAAACTAATCGGTTCGCCTCCAGGTTACGTCGGCTACAGCGAAGGCGGTCAATTGACTGAAGCCGTCCGTCGTAAGCCTTATACTGTCGTCTTATTCGATGAAATCGAAAAAGCGCACCCAGACATCTTTAATATGCTCCTGCAAATTTTAGAAGATGGTCGCTTGACTGACGCCAAAGGCCGCACGGTAGACTTCAAGAACACCTTGATTATCCTTACCTCCAACGTCGGTTCTAAAGTAATCGAAAAAGGCGGCGGCGGTCTGGGATTCGAGTTCTCGGACAACAAAACCGAAGCTACTTACAACCGGATTCGCAGCTTGGTCAACGAAGAACTCAAGAACTACTTCCGTCCAGAGTTTCTCAACCGTCTTGACGAAATTATCGTCTTCCAACAGCTCACCAAGCCAGAAGTCAAGCAAATTGCTGACATTATGCTCAAGGATCTGTTCACTCGCCTCACCCAGCAAGGGATTCACCTTGAAGTCACCGATCGTTTCAAAGATCGTCTGATCGATGAGGGTTACAATCCTGCATACGGCGCGCGTCCGCTCCGTCGCGCGATTATGCGTCTACTCGAAGACATCCTCGCGGAAGAAATGCTCTCCGGTCGTCTCAAAGACGGGGATACCTCGATTGTAGACATGGGTGAAGACGGTAAAGCGATCGTTACTCCCAAGCAACAAGACAAACTACCATTAGCACCCGATTTACTAGCCCCAGTCGGCGAATAA
- a CDS encoding nuclease A inhibitor family protein, protein MHPEEIFDELEVLVNGLPFNLPHHEDGGVLYPFAWNSTSMGEFNSFNLLQSNEWIKPTDVNVVIKQWKELEYAKSFNELSSRQPEVDAWQDGIEALNREIDKLISSQAYYFSSERELGSPNGIIIAQMQDGNWVGISSKVYVASGMPIEVIDLSPIDRPTSEIEQKNYEIVGIISQIPDIAMNGDFADYACSHVHKMIFGMGETRESAWENTLKASGMLKTSQFNNIYKDRDYLIDYYYCDETEEEVQDIFDRYAKIERFLKQELSNPIVYRISSWISEHIYIIGQVKGMEGDKLGIYIKSNFVYNP, encoded by the coding sequence ATGCATCCAGAAGAAATTTTCGATGAATTAGAAGTCTTAGTTAATGGATTACCCTTTAACTTGCCACATCATGAAGATGGGGGTGTTTTATATCCCTTCGCTTGGAATTCTACCAGCATGGGCGAATTTAATAGCTTCAATCTTTTACAATCGAATGAGTGGATTAAACCCACCGATGTCAATGTAGTTATTAAACAATGGAAAGAGCTAGAATATGCTAAAAGCTTTAATGAGTTATCATCGAGACAGCCAGAAGTAGATGCTTGGCAAGATGGGATCGAAGCTCTAAATCGAGAAATCGATAAATTAATTAGTTCGCAGGCTTATTACTTTAGTTCAGAACGCGAACTTGGCTCGCCTAATGGGATAATAATTGCTCAAATGCAGGATGGTAATTGGGTTGGGATCTCGTCAAAAGTATACGTGGCAAGTGGTATGCCAATCGAGGTAATCGATCTCTCCCCAATAGATCGACCAACTTCAGAAATAGAACAAAAAAATTATGAAATAGTAGGAATCATTTCTCAAATTCCAGATATTGCAATGAATGGTGATTTTGCTGATTATGCATGTAGCCATGTTCATAAGATGATTTTCGGCATGGGTGAAACTCGCGAATCTGCCTGGGAAAATACTTTAAAAGCTTCGGGAATGTTAAAGACATCTCAGTTTAATAATATTTACAAAGACCGTGATTATTTGATCGATTACTACTACTGTGATGAAACTGAGGAGGAAGTTCAAGATATTTTTGATAGATATGCAAAGATAGAGCGATTTCTGAAACAGGAATTATCTAATCCAATTGTTTATCGTATTAGTTCTTGGATTAGCGAGCATATCTATATAATCGGCCAAGTCAAAGGAATGGAAGGAGACAAATTGGGTATTTATATCAAAAGTAATTTTGTTTACAACCCTTAG
- a CDS encoding DUF6932 family protein → MTIPPFNELGYLPPGVYEVSWMEMMQRFGTNNRRLRLMTGLAAALRKLAQAGCRRVIIGGSFVTDKKDPNDFDGWYASFGLDLDVLDPLFSEDIESQQQVFGGTLFEQDFYEDFFQTDRQGRPKGVIALDPQTMMSK, encoded by the coding sequence ATGACTATTCCACCATTCAATGAGCTTGGCTATCTACCACCAGGGGTATACGAAGTGTCGTGGATGGAAATGATGCAGAGATTTGGTACTAACAATCGACGTTTGCGTCTGATGACTGGTTTGGCTGCTGCCTTGCGTAAGCTGGCGCAAGCTGGTTGTCGCCGAGTTATAATTGGTGGTAGTTTCGTTACCGATAAAAAAGATCCTAACGATTTTGATGGTTGGTATGCAAGTTTCGGACTAGATTTAGATGTTCTAGATCCTTTATTTAGCGAAGATATAGAATCTCAGCAACAAGTATTTGGCGGTACTTTATTCGAGCAAGATTTCTATGAGGATTTCTTTCAAACCGATCGTCAGGGAAGACCAAAAGGTGTAATCGCTCTAGATCCTCAAACAATGATGTCCAAATAG
- a CDS encoding serine/threonine-protein kinase produces MSKLTCTRNNCNGTIDDGYCDTCGMAALKSQSELDIALAATASNQPAQSSSSSLKTAPNSASVTGTGSSPTNNRSSRSGTRRSAPTAGKSSRRQLGAGLVSIPELPSTAPELAVLAEAKVPENKRFCAGCNQAVKRDKGFCTKCGQKYNFVPSLAPGDVVGGQYEVKGAIAYGGLGWIYLGFDNLLSRYVVLKGLLNSEDAASAAVALAERQFLAAVKHPNIVGIYNFVTHAAEGYIVMEYVGGKTLKEIRKERGTLPVAEAIAYIHRVLGAFAYLHQLGLVYCDFKPDNVMLEGDDIKLIDLGGARKIDDPDGDIYGTIGYAAPEAGEGPTVVSDLFTIGRTLAVLVTNISGFSTEHQYTLPSAQSDSVFAQQESLYRFLLKATAPAADDRFQNAEEMAEQLLGVLREVVAAETKTPRPANSSLFDGDRLALIASGDFSPIKPSYLHLPNLLIDPKDPAANVILNASMTTDRDRRIEQLKKVVKQVPISIEAKLRLATNLIDRGATESAGDFTEAELLLEQVAQQDAWDWRVDWYRGKSLLAQNRPQEAQAAFDRVYFDLPGELAPKLAFALAAEQGQNYQLAAQMYEIVERTDLNYPTAAFGLTRCRLMQGDRNAAVTALQHVPPTSNLYTRAKVEIARILVDRQLPVAINIPKHPQPTIDELKSANQTLESLTLEGIEKYRLDRQVLETALNLLTSKAIAAQNNLTILGQPLEEIKLREGLEKVLRSMAHLSTGEEKILLVDEANRVRPKTLF; encoded by the coding sequence ATGTCGAAACTAACTTGTACTCGGAACAACTGTAATGGCACGATCGATGATGGTTATTGCGATACCTGTGGGATGGCGGCTCTCAAATCCCAATCCGAACTAGATATTGCGCTAGCTGCAACTGCCAGTAATCAACCAGCTCAATCTAGCTCGTCGAGTCTCAAAACCGCACCGAATAGTGCCTCCGTCACGGGTACCGGATCGAGTCCGACTAATAATCGATCTTCGCGTAGTGGTACCCGTCGCAGTGCGCCGACAGCGGGTAAAAGCAGCCGCCGCCAACTGGGTGCGGGATTGGTTTCGATTCCCGAATTACCATCTACCGCTCCCGAATTAGCCGTTCTCGCCGAAGCGAAAGTACCGGAGAATAAACGGTTTTGTGCGGGTTGCAATCAAGCTGTCAAAAGAGATAAAGGTTTTTGTACTAAATGCGGGCAAAAATATAATTTTGTCCCCAGTCTGGCTCCTGGCGATGTTGTCGGCGGGCAATATGAAGTTAAAGGCGCGATCGCGTATGGTGGTTTAGGTTGGATTTATTTGGGGTTCGACAATTTACTATCCCGATATGTCGTCCTCAAAGGTTTATTGAATAGTGAAGATGCGGCGAGTGCGGCGGTAGCCCTTGCCGAGCGGCAATTTTTGGCAGCAGTCAAACACCCAAATATCGTCGGGATTTATAACTTTGTCACCCACGCTGCCGAAGGCTACATCGTGATGGAATATGTCGGTGGTAAAACTCTCAAGGAAATTCGCAAAGAGCGGGGGACGCTGCCAGTAGCGGAGGCTATTGCTTATATTCATCGGGTACTGGGAGCATTTGCTTACCTTCACCAGCTCGGCTTGGTGTATTGCGACTTCAAACCCGATAACGTCATGCTCGAAGGGGACGATATCAAACTGATCGATTTGGGTGGCGCGCGGAAAATTGACGATCCTGACGGTGATATTTATGGGACGATCGGGTATGCTGCGCCTGAAGCTGGTGAAGGGCCGACTGTCGTCTCAGATTTATTTACGATCGGGCGAACTTTAGCCGTATTAGTTACGAATATCTCTGGATTTAGCACCGAGCACCAATATACGCTGCCCAGTGCTCAATCAGATAGTGTATTTGCCCAGCAAGAATCACTCTATCGCTTTCTGCTCAAAGCCACAGCACCAGCGGCAGACGATCGCTTTCAGAATGCTGAAGAAATGGCAGAGCAACTTTTAGGCGTATTGCGAGAAGTCGTCGCCGCCGAAACCAAGACACCGCGCCCTGCGAATAGTAGTTTATTCGATGGCGATCGATTGGCACTCATCGCTAGTGGCGATTTTAGCCCGATTAAGCCTAGTTACTTACATTTACCCAATTTACTCATCGATCCCAAAGATCCTGCCGCTAACGTCATTCTCAATGCCAGTATGACAACAGATCGAGATCGCCGGATCGAGCAATTAAAAAAAGTTGTCAAACAAGTACCGATCTCGATCGAAGCCAAACTTCGCCTAGCCACTAATTTAATCGATCGCGGCGCCACCGAATCTGCGGGTGACTTTACCGAAGCCGAACTGCTCCTAGAGCAAGTTGCCCAGCAAGATGCCTGGGATTGGCGAGTAGACTGGTATCGCGGCAAGTCTCTCCTCGCCCAAAATCGTCCCCAAGAAGCTCAAGCTGCATTCGATCGAGTATATTTCGATCTACCGGGCGAACTCGCACCAAAACTCGCATTTGCGCTCGCCGCCGAGCAAGGGCAAAACTATCAACTCGCCGCACAGATGTACGAAATTGTCGAGCGTACCGATCTTAATTATCCCACTGCGGCCTTCGGTCTCACTCGTTGTCGGTTGATGCAGGGCGATCGCAATGCCGCTGTTACCGCCTTACAACACGTTCCGCCCACATCCAATCTTTATACTAGAGCCAAAGTCGAAATTGCCCGCATTTTAGTCGATCGACAATTACCAGTCGCCATCAATATTCCTAAACATCCCCAACCGACAATCGACGAACTCAAATCGGCAAATCAAACATTAGAATCCCTAACTTTAGAAGGCATCGAAAAATATCGACTCGATCGTCAAGTCTTAGAAACTGCCCTCAATTTACTCACATCTAAAGCCATTGCAGCCCAGAATAATCTGACGATCTTAGGACAGCCCCTAGAAGAAATTAAGCTGCGGGAAGGTTTAGAAAAAGTTTTGCGATCGATGGCACACTTGAGTACTGGCGAGGAGAAGATTTTGTTAGTAGATGAAGCAAACCGAGTTCGACCAAAAACTTTATTTTAG